In a single window of the Anaerocolumna cellulosilytica genome:
- a CDS encoding ArsR/SmtB family transcription factor codes for MMHIKTLDEGLDVFKALGSEIRISIIKLLLKNKGMNMNELATSLKITNGALTSHIKKLEDCGIVTIVSESAGHGNQKKCMVHLDKILVELESEEFKKNIYETELKIGHYSDYQVYPTCGLATSSQLIGEVDDARYFAHPSRIDSDILWFTRGYVEYMIPNFLPVSQKIDQITISAELSSEAPGVNNVWPSDIYFHLNDTCLGMWTSPGDFGDVKGIFTPDWWYPNWNQYGLLKLIVINENGTFIDGLQISEVSLKDLNLDYRSNIKFKFAIPESAEHVGGLTIFGRNFGNYNQDIKVRIHYSPIDEISNSANS; via the coding sequence ATGATGCATATTAAGACACTGGATGAAGGCTTGGATGTATTTAAAGCTCTTGGCTCAGAAATTAGAATTTCAATCATAAAGCTATTATTAAAAAATAAGGGCATGAATATGAATGAGCTTGCTACCAGCTTAAAGATTACTAACGGCGCTTTAACCAGTCATATAAAAAAATTAGAGGATTGCGGTATTGTCACTATTGTTAGTGAATCTGCCGGTCACGGAAATCAAAAGAAATGTATGGTCCACCTGGATAAGATTTTAGTTGAATTGGAAAGCGAAGAATTTAAGAAAAATATTTATGAAACTGAACTTAAAATCGGTCACTATTCGGATTATCAGGTATACCCTACCTGCGGACTAGCCACCTCTTCCCAGCTTATTGGTGAAGTTGATGATGCCAGATACTTCGCTCACCCTAGCCGTATTGACAGTGATATCCTATGGTTTACCAGAGGTTATGTGGAATATATGATACCTAATTTTTTACCTGTATCACAAAAAATTGACCAAATCACTATTTCAGCAGAATTAAGCTCTGAGGCACCCGGCGTTAACAACGTATGGCCTTCAGATATTTATTTTCACCTGAATGATACGTGTCTTGGAATGTGGACCAGCCCAGGCGATTTCGGCGATGTAAAAGGTATCTTTACTCCTGACTGGTGGTATCCCAACTGGAATCAGTATGGACTTCTAAAACTAATTGTAATTAACGAGAATGGAACTTTTATCGATGGATTACAGATATCAGAGGTATCTTTAAAAGATTTGAATCTTGATTACAGAAGCAATATCAAATTTAAGTTTGCTATACCGGAAAGCGCAGAACATGTGGGGGGATTAACTATCTTTGGACGCAACTTTGGTAATTACAATCAGGATATAAAAGTTCGTATTCATTATAGCCCGATTGACGAAATCAGTAATTCAGCCAATTCCTAA